One Halobacterium wangiae genomic window, GCTCATCACGCTCGGCGACTACGTCGCGAAGGGGACCCTGGCGCTGTTCGGCGTCGAGATGACGGGCGCGTGGCTGGAGACCGAGGAGGACGTCATCGAGACGCGCGCCCAGCTCCGCAGCCGCGTTGAGGACGTCCTCGAGGAGGGCGAACTCAGCCAGGAGCGCCTCAACGAGGTCCTCGGCGCGCTGGAGGCGGGCACCACGACCGTCGACGAGGTGATGGTCGACGTCGACAACGTCGTCTTCCTCTCGACGGCCGCCTCCATAGAGGAGAACGTGGACGTCCTCGAGTCGACACACCACACCCGCTACCCGCTGGTCGGCGAGGACCCCGAGGAGCTGGAGGGCGTCGTCTACGTTCCGTCCGTTATCGAGCACCTCGACGACATCCGCGCCGGCGAGATGGACCTCGAAGCACTCGCGGCGCCACCGATGACGGTCACCGCCGACGCGACGGTCAGCGACGCCGTCGACCAGTTCCAGGTCGAACACCAGGAGCTCGCGCTCGTCTTCTCGGCGGGGAACGTGGTCGGGCTGTTGACCGCGACGGACGCCTTCGAGGCGGTGATGGGGGAACTGGAGGACCCGCTCGACGAGGCGGTCGACGACGAGGACGTGGACAGCAGCCGACTGGACGACGGCCTGGGTGACGCCACGGGCGTCGACGACTGACGCCGCGGTTCTCAGGCGCGAGCGAGTCGCCGGGCCGCACTACCTGCGGCCCCCACGAGCAGGTAGACGCCGAGGACGACCCACCCGAGGTCGAGGAGGAGGTTCAGGGGCGTGTACCCCCAGCCACTCAGCGCGCCGCCGAGGACGGTCGTCCAGCCGTGGGCGCCAGTGAGTAGCGAGAGGAGGCCGACGGCGGCGACGACACTCTCCCGCCACAGCGTCAGTCCGACGAACAGCGGCGTCTCCGGGGTCGTCGGCCTGGTCTCTGTGCCGTGCACGTCGCTGGAGGGCGAGTCGGACATGGCCGGAACTGCGTGCAGAACGAACTAAACTATTCGGGGTCGCGGTCGGCGCCGCTGCCGAGTCGCATCTCGCCGGTCGCGCGGATGACGCCGTCCACTTCGGCGTCCTCGTGGATCTCGACGTCGCGGCCGGAGACGTCGCCGAGGACGACGGCGTCGTCCTCGACGGTGACGTCGCCGTCGCGGGTGGTCACGTCGCCGTGGATCTTCGTCCCGGGGCCGACGACCACCTCGTCCTGGGCGCGCAGGCTGCCGAAGATGTTGTTGTCGCGGCCGACGTCGATGGCGGTGGCGCGGATGTTGCCGTGGAGCCGGCAGTCGTCGCCGATGGTGGCGGGCGTCGAGACGCGCCAGGCGTCGTCGGAGACGCTCGCCGAGCGGGGGATGCGCAGTGGGTCGAGGTCGCCGTCCGTGGCGAGTTCGTCGACCAGCTCTTGGGCCTGCTCCTCCTCGCCGAGTCGGAGCAGGTGGGTGAGGTACATCACGAAGAACGTGATCGTCGGCATCGGGTTGCGGATGACGATCCAGCCCGAGGCCTCGAACCCCTCCTCGATGTCCACGTCGTCGCCGATGTCCAGGTCGCCGCCGACGACGAGGCGGCCCGTGATGTGGGCTCGCTCGCCGAGGTAGGCGTCCTGGCCCGCGAGGACGTTGCCGTCGACCTCGCACCACATGTCGAGTCGGCAGTCGGCCTCCGCCTCGATGTCGCCGTCGACGGAGACGCGTTCGCCCGCGACGACGTTCCGGCCGCGAACCCCGAGTTCCACCGCCGACTGACCGCCGACGAGTACGTCGCCGTCGGTGACCAGGTCGTGTTCCTCGACGGTGGTACCGTCGGGGACGACGAGTTCGTCGATCGGGTTCGTGCCGAGCACACGCGCCCCGAGTTTCCGCACGGCAATAAACCCCGCGAGAACGCAAGCCGGCCGTCAGACGCCGGCCCGCCCCGCGGACGGCGGACTTTTGTCCACCCGCCCGATAGCGTACGGCATGACGACCCTCTCGTTCGAGGACGACGGCGTCGACGTCGTCTACGACGGAACGGAGTTCCACATGGAGAAGGAACTCATCGAGGACGCGACCCAGAAGAACTACCACGACGTCACCGACCACGAGGTGCTCAAACTGGTCGAGAAGAACCCGTCGCTGTCGGGCGAACCGCGCCGTATCGGCGACATCGTGGACTGACCGCGACCCACACGATGACAACGTTTACGTCCGTCGCCCGGAACGTTCCACCATGAGCGCTGCCCGCGACGAGTTCGACCACCCGTCCTGGTCGACGGCACTCGCCACGTTCCTCAGCTACGGCCTCATCCTGCTGGTGATGACAGTCCTGCTGTTCCTCGTGCCCTACGGCATCTTCCGGTTCCTGTAACCGCAGCTCCTCCGCGTTCGATGGGCTGGACTCGTTGGACAGTACGTCTGTGAGTACACGCCGTCGGAGCCTGAAGACATATACCGCTCCTGCAGGCATACTGACGTGAATGTCGCGGCAGGCCCTCCAAGTGCTCGCTGTCACGGCCCTCCTCGCCCTCGCAGGGTGTACGACCGGCGGCCAGACGGCGACGACCACCACGACCCCATCGAGTACAACCACGGCGACGCCGACGACGGTCCAGACGACGGTTCCGCAGGCGGACCGCGTCCCGTTCTCGCTGGAGAACGAGGACGACGAGAGCCATACCGTACACCTCGTCGTCAGTAACGGGTCAGAGGCGGTCTACAACGACACCGTCACGATAGCCCCCGGAACCCAACGACCCGTCACGAACCTCACTGGACAGGGGACGACCTACCACGTCGTGGCGACGATGGACGGCGCCGCCTTCGAGCGGAACGTCACCCTCAAGCCGGGACTCCTGGAGAGCGGTGTCGCAGTCAACGAGTCCGGGGCGTTCGAGTACACTTACCTGGTCAACTAGCTCCCGTGTCGACCGACCGTTCTACACCGCCTACCAATTCCCGAAACTCGACTCCACCGCTACGTACCGCCAGACGCCCCTCCCCACTCCTGGTTTGGCAGACATTAACAATCAGGAGCGCGTAGCACAACAGGTTGTGGCCACGGACGACACCGACCTCAGCGACTACGGGGCGTTCCGGGACGCTCGCGGGCACGCCCACCCGGACGCGGCGGCGTACGCGGACCTCGCCGCGGAACTCCGGCGCGCCGTGGACGGCGAGGTACGATTCGACGAGTACGCCCAGGTGCTGTACGCGACGGACGGCAGCATCTACAGCGCGCGGCCCGCGGGCGTCGTGCTCCCGAGGCACGCCGCGGACGTCCAGCGAGCAGTCCGCGTCGCCGCCGATCACGACGTGCCGGTGCTCCCGCGGGGGGCCGGGTCGTCGCTCGCCGGGCAGGCCGTCGGCGAAGGCTGCGTGGTAGTGGACACGAGCAAGTACATGGACGACGTCGTCGACGTGGACCCCGAATCGCAGCGGGCGACCGTCCAGCCCGGGGTCGTACAGGACCACCTGGACGCCCGCCTCGCCGACCACGGCCTCAAGTTCGCGCCCGACCCGGCGTCGTCGAACCGCGCGACCATCGGCGGCGGCATCGGGAACAACTCCACGGGCGCCCACTCCGTCCGCTACGGCATCACGGACGCCTACGTCGAGGAACTCGACGTGGTGCTCGCCGACGGCTCGCGCCTCCACGCCCGAGAGGTCGTCCTCGACTCGCCGGAGTGGGACGCCATCGTCGCGAAGGACGACCGCGAGGCCGACGTCTACCGGACGGTCCGCCGCCTCGTCGAGGAGAACGCCGCGGAGATAGCCGAGCGCTACCCCGAACTGAAACGCTGCGTCTCCGGGTACAACCTCCAGAAAGTCGTCTACGAGACCGACGACGGCGAGCGGGCGATCAACCTCGCGAAACTAGTCGTCGGCGCCGAGGGGACCCTCGGAGTCGTCGTGGAAGCCACCCTCGACCTCGTCACCGTCCCGGAGGAGACGGCGGTGGCGCTGTACTGCTTCCCCGACCTCGTGAGCGCGATGGAGGCCGTCCCGGTCGCTCTCGACCACGACCCGAGCGCGGTCGAACTGATGGACGAGGAGGTGTTCCGCCTCGCGGCCGACTCCGCGGAGTACGCCGCCTACGTAGAGCCGATACCCGAGGACTGCGCCGCCGCACTGATGGTCGAGTTCGACTCGGAAGTGCAGGCCGACCTCCGGGTCGCCGTCGACGCGACCACCCGCGAATTCGTCGACGGCGGCGCCGCCTTCGACGCGCTGGAGGCGTTCGACCCGGACGCACAGGCCGACCTGTGGAAACTCAGGAAGGCCGCCATCCCCCTGTTGATGAGCCTCGAGGGCGACCCGAAGCCGTACCCGTTCATCGAGGACGCCTCCGTCCCGCCCGCGGAACTCGCCGACTACGTCCGGGAGTTCCAGGCGGTGCTCGACGACCACGGCACGTCGGCGGCGTACTTCGCGCACGCCGGCGCCGGGACCCTCCACGTCCGCCCGATTCTGAACCTCAAGGATGGCGACGGCGTCGAGACGATGCGCGCCATCACCGAGGACGTCACCGACCTCGTGCTCGACCACGGCGGCGCGTTCTCCGGCGAGCACGGTGACGGCCTCGCGCGCACCGAGTTCAACCCGAAGATGTACGGCCCTGACCTCTGGGCGGCGTTCAAGGACCTCAAGACGGCGTTCGACCCGGACTGGCTGTTGAACCCGGGGAAGGTCGTCTACCGCGACGAGGGCGACGTGCCCGACCCCGGGCACCTCCGCGACGGCGAACCAGCGGACGTCCGCGAACGACTCCGCTACGGGCCCGACTACCAGTCCGTCGAGCCGCAGACGACGCTCGACTTCTCCGAGGACGGCGGGTTCGGCCACCTCGTCGAACTGTGCAACGGCTGCGGGACGTGCCGGCAGACCGACTCGGACGTGATGTGTCCGACCTACCGCGCGTCCCGCGACGAGATCGAGACGACGCGGGGGCGCGCGAACCTCCTGCGGGCCGCCATCTCGGGGGACCTCCCCGAGGACGAACTGTACACCGAGCGCTTCCAGGAGGAGGTGCTCGACCTCTGTGTCGGCTGCAAGGGCTGTGCGAGCGACTGTCCGACGGGCGTCGACCTCGCGAAGCTGAAGGCCGAGGCGAAACACCAGTACCACGAGCGCGAGGGTTCCGGCCTGCGCGAGCGCCTGTTCGCGGACGTCCACCGGCTCTCCGCGTGGGGGAGTCGACTCGCGCCGCTCTCGAACTGGGCGACCGACCTCCCCGGAGCGGACTGGCTCGCCGACCGGACGCTCGGCATCGCCCCAGAGCGCGACCTCCCGACGTTCCGGGCCACGACGTTCACCGACTGGTTCGACGCCCGGGCGAGCCAGCCACCTACGGACCCCGTGGACCGCGTCCTCCTCGTCCCCGACACGTTCACCGAGTTCACCAACCCCGAGGTCGGGAAGGCGGCGGTGCGCGTGCTGGAGGCCGCGAACGTCCACGTCGACGTGGCCGAGTCCCGACCGTCGGGCCGCCCGGCGTACTCGCTGGGCTTCCTCGACCGTGCCCGCGAGCGCGCCGGGGCCACCGTCGACGTGCTCGCTCCCGCCGTCGAATCCGGCTGGACACCCGTGTTCGTGGAACCGGCAGATGCCGTGATGGTCCAGGACGAGTACCGGGATCTGCTCGGCGAGGCGCCAGGCGCCTCGGAATCAGCGAGCGGTGAGCGAAGCGACTCGCGAGCCGACGGGCAGACGGTCGACCGCGTCGCCGACGCCACACTCGGCGTCATGGAGTACCTCGACCGCGAACGTGTAGGCGAGCGCCTCGAGTTCGCCGCGGGCGAGGAGTCCCTCGCCTACCACGGCCACTGCAACCAGAAGGCCGTCGGGACGGACCACCACGCGGTCGGCGTGTTGCGTCGGGCGGGGTACGCCGTCGACCCCGTGGACGCGACGTGCTGCGGGATGGCCGGGAGCTTCGGCTACGAGGCCGAACACTACGACCTCTCGCAGGCCATCGCCGACGACCTCGTCGAGAAGCTCGGAGCGAGCGACAGCGACACCGTCGTCGCACCGGGCACGTCCTGCCGGACGCAACTGGGGGATCGCGCGGACGCGGGCCGGCCGCACCACCCCATCGAGAAGGTAGCCGCGGCGCTGGAAGGCCGAAAGAGACCGTAGAGGTGCGGGGATTACGCGAACGTCCGGGACGGCTCGGCGGTCGTCGCCTCGGAGTCCTGTTCGAGTTTGTCGCGGGCGTTCCGGAAGTCCGCCATCGTGATCTGCTTGCGGTCGTCGCGGATGGCGAACATGCCGGCCTCCGTGCAGATGGCCTTCACGTCCGCGCCCGAGAGGTCGTCGGTGTCCGCCGCGAGTTCGGCGAAGTCGACGTCGTCGGCGACGTTCATCTCGCGGGTGTGGATGCGGAAGATCTTCTCGCGGCCCTCGACGTTCGGGTTCGGCACCTCGATGAGGCGGTCGAAGCGGCCCGGGCGGAGGATGGCGCGGTCGAGCATGTCGAAGCGGTTGGTGGCGGCGATGATGCGGATGTCGCCGCGCTCGTCGAAGCCGTCCATCTCGGAGAGGAGCTGCATCATCGTGCGCTGGACCTCGGCGTCACCGCTGGTCTTCGAGTCCGTGCGCTTGGACGCGATGGCGTCGATTTCGTCGATGAAGACGACGGCCGGCTCGTGGTCGCGGGCGACCTGGAACATGTCGCGGACGAGTTTCGCGCCCTCGCCGATGAACTTGTGGACGAGTTCGCTACCGGCCATCTTGATGAACGTCGCGTCGGTCTGGGCGGCGACGGCCTTCGCCATCAGCGTCTTCCCGGTACCCGGTGGGCCGTGGAGCAGCACGCCGCTCGGCGGGTTGATACCGACAGTCTCGAACAGTTCGGGGTCGCGCATCGGGAGTTCGACCGTCTCGCGGACCTCACGGAGCTGCTCGTCGAGGCCGCCGACGTCCTCGTAGCCGACGTCGGGGGACTCCTCGACCTCCATCACGCGAGCGCGGACGTCGGCCTCGTCGTCGAGGCGTTCGACGACGGACAGCGAGTTGTTGACCGCGACGCGGGCGCCCGGCTCGAGGTCCTCCCGGAGCGAATCGGTGACCTCGGTGAGGGCTTCCTGGTTGTTGCCGTGCTGCTTGATGACGACGCCGTCGTCGTTGAGTTCCTGGACCGTGGCGACGAACAGCGGCGACTGCTTGAGCTTCTTGTTCTCGTGGGTGAGCCGTTCCAGCTTCTGCTGGTACTTGTTGTTCTCGGCGTTGGCGTCGAGGAGCCGGTCCCGCATCTCCTCGTTCTCGTCTTCGAGGTCCGAGAGCCGCTCCTCGAGCGCCTCGATCTTCTCCTGCTGCGAGGCGCTCTCCTCGTAGGGCAACTCGGCGTCCTCAACGGTCTCGGTCATCACGATTCGGTAAGGCGCTGGTTCATAAGAGGCTTCGGGTGGTCGAACTCTCCCACCACTCGAATTACTGCAATGCATTTTCGATAGCGAAACCATTATCTAAGTGCATTCAGTAGGGGTGGGTATGAGCGCCACCGCAATCGACGCCGACACGGTCGAAGCTCTCGAAGACCTGCCACCGAGCGCGAAGCTCGTCGCCAAGGTCCTGGAGTACAACGACACCCTCACCCAGAGCCAACTCGCCGAGGAGACGCTGCTGCCGGCCCGCACCGTCCGCTACGCGCTCACCCGTCTCGAAGAGCAGGACGTCGTCGAGTCCCGCTTCTCCTTCTCGGACGCCCGCAAGCGCATCTACACGCTCGCCTGACGACGACGCCGCTCGCCTGACGACGACGCACCCGCCACGCCCGTCCCGTCTCGCTGTGTCTGTCGCCGTCCGGTGGCTCCCGCGCGTACTGTCCTCCGCCTCGACTCCTCGGAGCCGGTCTGCGGTCGCCCGAAGCGCCGAAGCTTTATCCGACGTACCGCTACATCTTCACAGCAAATGGTTCGCGTCATCCACACGGGGGACACACATCTCGGGTACCGCCAGTACCACTCCCCCGAGCGCCGCGAGGACTTCCTCGAGGCCTTCCGGTCGGTCGTCGACGACGCCGTCGAAGCTGACGTCGACGCCGTCGTCCACGCGGGCGACCTTTACCACGACCGGCGGCCAGGCCTCCGGGACATCCTCGGTACCATCTCCGTCCTCCGACCGCTCCGCGAGAACGACATCCCGTTCCTCGCCATCGTCGGCAACCACGAGGGGACCCGCGACGCCCAGTGGCTCGACCTCTTCGAGACGCTGGGGCTGGCCGAACGCCTCGACGAGACCGGCCGACGGGTCGGCGACACCGTCTTCTACGGCCTCGACTACGTCCCCGAGTCCAGACGTCCGGACCTCGACTACGAGTTCGAGGAACCGGACGCCGACAACACCGCGCTCGTCTCCCACGGCCTCTTCACGCCGTTCGCACACGCCAACTGGGACCTCGACGAGGTGCTCGACGAGTCGAACGTCGACTTCGACGCGGTGCTCCTCGGCGACAACCACGCCGCCGACACCGCGCAGGTCGAGGACACCTGGGTCACCTACTGCGGGTCCACCGAGCGCGCCAGCGCGAGCGAGCGCGACCCCCGCGGCTACAACCTCATCGAGTTCGACAGAGAGGTGACCATCTCCCGGAAGGGCCTGGACACCCGCGACTTCGTCTTCGTGGACGTCGACCTCGGCTCCGAGGACGGCACGGCCTACGTGCGCGAACGAGTGAGAGAGCACGACGTCGAGGACGCCGTCGTCGTAGTCACCGTGGAGGGCGACGGCGAGACGGTGACACCCGCTGAGGTCGAGCGCTTCGGCGACGAGCAGGGCGCACTGATCACGCGCGTCAACGACCGCCGGGAGGTCGAGACGGAGACCGACGTGGAGGTGTCGTTCGCCGACCCCGACAACGCCGTCAGGGAGCGCGTCCGCGAGATGGGGCTCAGCGAGGCGGGTCTCGACGTCGACGACGCGGTCCGCGACCTCGAACTGGCTGACTCGAACGTCCGCGACCGCGTGCGAGAGCGCGTCGAAGCGGTCCTGGACGGTGACGAGGAGGCGGCAGGGACGACCACAGACGCCGAGGAACCGGAAGTGCCCGAAGAGCCGGGCGAACAGGCGCAGGCGACGACCATGGAGGAGTTCCAGTGAGGTTCACCCGCGTCTCCCTCCGGAACTTCAAGTGCTACGAGGACGCGGACGTCCACCTCGACCCCGGCGTAACTGTCATCCACGGGCTCAACGGCAGCGGGAAGTCGAGCCTGCTGGAGGCCTGCTTCTTCGCGCTGTACGGCGCGACGGCCCTCGACAAGACCCTCGAGGAGATCGTCACCATCGGCGCCGAGGAGGCGGAGATCGACCTCTGGTTCACGCACGCGGGCGACGACTTCCACATCTACCGGCGCGTCCGGAACACCGGCGAGCGCGCGTCGACGCCCGACTGTACGCTCGAGACGCCGTCGGGGAGCATCGACGGCGTGACGGACGTGGAGGCGTACGTCACCGACCTCCTGCGGATGGACGCGGAGGCGTTCGTCAACTGCGCGTACGTCCGCCAGGGCGAGGTGAACAAGCTCATCAACGCCTCCGCGAGCACCCGCCAGGCGATGCTCGACGACCTCCTCCAGCTCGGGAAACTCGAGGACTACCGCCAGCGCGCCGGCGACGCCAGACTCGGCGTCGAGGACGTCAAGAGCACCGTCGAGGGGAGACTCCAGGGCCTGGACGAGCAGATCGAGACCAAGGAGGCCGAGGACCCCCACGAGACGCTCGCCAGCCTGAAGTCCGAACTGGCGGACGTCACCGACGACGTCGAGCGCTACGAGGACCAGCGCGACAGCGCCCGGGAGACCCTCGAAGACGCCGAGGACGTCCTCGAACGCTTCGAGGAGAAACGCGAGGAACTCGACGACGTCACGGGGACCATCTCGGACCTCCGTGAGTCCATCGCGGAGACCGAGTCCGACCGCGAGGACCTCGCCGAGCAGACGGCCGAGCACCGCGAGCGCGCCGCCGAACTGGACGACGAGGCCACCGAACTCCTCGCCGAGACGGACCTCGCGGACGCCGACGTCGAGGCGGTCGAAGCGAGACGCGACGACCTCGTCGACGAGCGCGAGGCCGTCACCGAGCAGATATCCGAGGTGGCGCCCGCGGTGTCGAAGCTCCAGACCGAGGCGGACAACGCCGCGGACCGCGCTGACGACCTCGAGGAGCGCGCGGAATCGGCCCGCGAGGACGCCGCGGAATTGGACGAGGAGGCGGAGGCGGCCGAGGAAGCGCGCGAGGACGCCGAGGAACGAATCGCGGAACTGAACGAGTCCATCGAGGACGCGAAAGCCGCCTTCGAGGACGCGCCCGTGGCCTTCGGTGAAGCCGAGCGCCACCTCGAGTCGCTCGAAGCGGACCTCGAGGACCTGCGGGAGCGCCGCGAGGACGTCGGCGGCGACCTGCAGTCCGCGCGGGACCGCGTCGCGGAGGCCGAGGAGCTACTGGACGCGGGGAAGTGTCCGGAGTGCGGTCAGCCGGTCGACGGGTCGCCGCACGTCGACGGCGTCGAGGAGTACCGCGAGCGCGTCGCCGACCTCGAGGCCGAACTCGACGCCGTCGACGAGGACGTCGAGGACGTCCAGGCTCGCATCGAGCGCGCCGAGGCGCTCGTCGAGCGCGAACGCGACGTCGGCGACCACGAGCAGAACCGCGAACTCGCCGTCGAACGCCGCGAGGACCGCGCCGAGGCCGTCGACGAGGCGCGCTCGGCGGCCGAGTCCAAGCGCGAGCAGGCCGACGAACTCGCCGACGAGGCGGCGACGGCCCGGGAAGAGGCCGAGGCGAAACGCGAAGCGGCCGACGACAGACGCGAGGAACTCGCGGACCTGAACGCGCGCCAGAGCGACCTGAAGGAGCGCGTCGAGCGCCTCGGCGACCTGGCGGACGTGCTCGCGGACGCCGCGGACCACCGCACGGAGGCCGAGCGCCTCGCAGAGAAGCGTACGGACCTCGCCGACCGCAACGAGGAGCGCCGCGAGCGCCTCGACGACCTCCGGGAGCGCAAGCGCACCCTCGAGAGCGAGTTCGACGAGGACCGAATCGAGCAGGCGAGAGCCGACAAGGACCGCGCCGCGGACTACCTCGAGAAGGTCGAGCCCCGGCTGGAGAAACTGTACGAGGACCGCGACGAGCTACAGGGACAGATCGGCGCCGCGGAGAACGCCATCGAGGAACTGGAGGCGCTCCGCGAGCAGCGCGAGGCCGTCGCCGAGCGCCACACGGAACTCAAGGACCTCCACGACGAGGTGTCCGACCTGGAGGCGATGTACGGCGACCTGCGCGCGGAACTCCGCCAGCAGAACGTCACGAAGCTCGAACGCCTCCTCAACGAGACGTTCGAACTCGTCTACCAGAACGACTCCTACGCGCGCATCGAACTCTCCGGGGACTACGAGCTGACGGTGTACCAGAAGGACGGCGAGGCGCTCGAACCCGACCAGCTCTCCGGCGGGGAGCGCGCGCTGTTCAACCTCAGCCTGCGGTGTGCCATCTACCGGCTGCTCGCGGAGGGTATCGAGGGGGAGGCGCCGCTGCCGTCGCTCATCCTCGACGAACCCACCGTCTTCCTCGACTCCGGCCACGTCTCCCAGCTCGTGGAACTCGTCGAGTCGATGCGTCGGCTCGGCGTCGAACAGATCGTCGTGGTGAGCCACGACGACGAACTCGTGGACGCCGCCGACGACGTGGTCCGCGTCGAGAAGGACGCCACGTCGAACCGCTCGCGCGTGGTGCGCGACGAAGCGGGGCTGCTCGCGGACTGACAGGTCCGATCGGGACAGTCAGTCACTACCCGCGTCGGTTCGTGTTGGGTACCAGATTGGTAACAGAAGTTTTCTCTACCCCGACTACAGAGGAGGTGCTATGTCAGCGGTGTCAGAGCTGCACACATTCGCCGGAGGACTGGGCGTTGTTGGCGCGTCGCTGCTCGTAGCCGGGGCAGTGACGTCCGCGTCCCCCGTGTGGGGGCTCGGGGTTGGCTCGTCAGCGGTCGCACTCGCCGTCTTCGCCGGGTCGCGTGGGTTCGTCCCCGCCTAGTCCTCGCGGAGTACATCGACGCCGCGCTCGCCGGCGTCGGTGAGTGCGTAGCCGCGTTCGCCGCCGACGGTCGCCTCCTCGACGAGGCCGGCGGCCCGGAACTCCGTGAGGGAGCCGACCATGTCGCTCTCGCAGACGTCGTAGGCGGCGAGCATCTCGCGGGCGGCCAGCGGGCCGCGGTCCGCCAGGTCGACGAGCAGACCGAGGTGCCAGTCGGCGTGGCAGGCGCGGACTACCTGCCGGGCCTCTGCCGAGACGGCGGTGGCGAGGGCGTCCAGGGGGGACTCGCCGCTCGCCGGTTCGAGGTCGTCGTTCGGGAGGTGGCGGCGCTCGCCGGTCGCCGGGTCGCGGACGAGGCTGCTGTCGCCGCTCTCCTTGAGCAGGACGTAGATCGCTCCCTCGTCGTCGCGGACCGTGCGCATGCCTCGAAGCAGTAACTCCGCGGCGTTAGGAGTTGCGTTCGCTCGCGCTCTCCCGCCCGGTCACTCCTCGCGGGTGTAGACACGGTACTTGTAGTAGCCGTAGAGACCGAGAATGACGCCCGCGGCGAGGAGGCTCCCACCGGTGTCCCACTGGTTGCGGAAGACCGCGAGCATCGCGCCGACACTGCCCGCCATCAGCGCGACGTTGAAGACGAGGACGAGCAGCCAGAACTGCCGCTGGAGGCGCGGGTCGGCGTCGGACTCGTCCGGGACGTCGACGGAGGGCGCGAGCTCTCGCTCGGCCTCGGACTCCTCGTTCCCGAACAGGTCGTCTAACACGCGAGAAAATCCGGGATGGCGGTGGAAAAGCGTTGCCTCTCAGAGTGCGTCGCCTAGCGACACCAC contains:
- a CDS encoding CNNM domain-containing protein, which codes for MNTIEVAARLLAGVGLILANGFFVAIEFALTRARQFTESDFVGGNPALERAWEMTNNLEIYLTTCQVGITASSIAVGIVAEPALAALFEPFFAETWLASVGAGALVAFFIINLVHLTHGEQTPTYLGVERSRLVCRYGATPLYWFNVAISPLITLGDYVAKGTLALFGVEMTGAWLETEEDVIETRAQLRSRVEDVLEEGELSQERLNEVLGALEAGTTTVDEVMVDVDNVVFLSTAASIEENVDVLESTHHTRYPLVGEDPEELEGVVYVPSVIEHLDDIRAGEMDLEALAAPPMTVTADATVSDAVDQFQVEHQELALVFSAGNVVGLLTATDAFEAVMGELEDPLDEAVDDEDVDSSRLDDGLGDATGVDD
- a CDS encoding MarR family transcriptional regulator yields the protein MSATAIDADTVEALEDLPPSAKLVAKVLEYNDTLTQSQLAEETLLPARTVRYALTRLEEQDVVESRFSFSDARKRIYTLA
- the pan1 gene encoding proteasome-activating nucleotidase Pan1, with the protein product MTETVEDAELPYEESASQQEKIEALEERLSDLEDENEEMRDRLLDANAENNKYQQKLERLTHENKKLKQSPLFVATVQELNDDGVVIKQHGNNQEALTEVTDSLREDLEPGARVAVNNSLSVVERLDDEADVRARVMEVEESPDVGYEDVGGLDEQLREVRETVELPMRDPELFETVGINPPSGVLLHGPPGTGKTLMAKAVAAQTDATFIKMAGSELVHKFIGEGAKLVRDMFQVARDHEPAVVFIDEIDAIASKRTDSKTSGDAEVQRTMMQLLSEMDGFDERGDIRIIAATNRFDMLDRAILRPGRFDRLIEVPNPNVEGREKIFRIHTREMNVADDVDFAELAADTDDLSGADVKAICTEAGMFAIRDDRKQITMADFRNARDKLEQDSEATTAEPSRTFA
- a CDS encoding FAD-binding and (Fe-S)-binding domain-containing protein; this translates as MATDDTDLSDYGAFRDARGHAHPDAAAYADLAAELRRAVDGEVRFDEYAQVLYATDGSIYSARPAGVVLPRHAADVQRAVRVAADHDVPVLPRGAGSSLAGQAVGEGCVVVDTSKYMDDVVDVDPESQRATVQPGVVQDHLDARLADHGLKFAPDPASSNRATIGGGIGNNSTGAHSVRYGITDAYVEELDVVLADGSRLHAREVVLDSPEWDAIVAKDDREADVYRTVRRLVEENAAEIAERYPELKRCVSGYNLQKVVYETDDGERAINLAKLVVGAEGTLGVVVEATLDLVTVPEETAVALYCFPDLVSAMEAVPVALDHDPSAVELMDEEVFRLAADSAEYAAYVEPIPEDCAAALMVEFDSEVQADLRVAVDATTREFVDGGAAFDALEAFDPDAQADLWKLRKAAIPLLMSLEGDPKPYPFIEDASVPPAELADYVREFQAVLDDHGTSAAYFAHAGAGTLHVRPILNLKDGDGVETMRAITEDVTDLVLDHGGAFSGEHGDGLARTEFNPKMYGPDLWAAFKDLKTAFDPDWLLNPGKVVYRDEGDVPDPGHLRDGEPADVRERLRYGPDYQSVEPQTTLDFSEDGGFGHLVELCNGCGTCRQTDSDVMCPTYRASRDEIETTRGRANLLRAAISGDLPEDELYTERFQEEVLDLCVGCKGCASDCPTGVDLAKLKAEAKHQYHEREGSGLRERLFADVHRLSAWGSRLAPLSNWATDLPGADWLADRTLGIAPERDLPTFRATTFTDWFDARASQPPTDPVDRVLLVPDTFTEFTNPEVGKAAVRVLEAANVHVDVAESRPSGRPAYSLGFLDRARERAGATVDVLAPAVESGWTPVFVEPADAVMVQDEYRDLLGEAPGASESASGERSDSRADGQTVDRVADATLGVMEYLDRERVGERLEFAAGEESLAYHGHCNQKAVGTDHHAVGVLRRAGYAVDPVDATCCGMAGSFGYEAEHYDLSQAIADDLVEKLGASDSDTVVAPGTSCRTQLGDRADAGRPHHPIEKVAAALEGRKRP
- the mre11 gene encoding DNA double-strand break repair protein Mre11, whose amino-acid sequence is MVRVIHTGDTHLGYRQYHSPERREDFLEAFRSVVDDAVEADVDAVVHAGDLYHDRRPGLRDILGTISVLRPLRENDIPFLAIVGNHEGTRDAQWLDLFETLGLAERLDETGRRVGDTVFYGLDYVPESRRPDLDYEFEEPDADNTALVSHGLFTPFAHANWDLDEVLDESNVDFDAVLLGDNHAADTAQVEDTWVTYCGSTERASASERDPRGYNLIEFDREVTISRKGLDTRDFVFVDVDLGSEDGTAYVRERVREHDVEDAVVVVTVEGDGETVTPAEVERFGDEQGALITRVNDRREVETETDVEVSFADPDNAVRERVREMGLSEAGLDVDDAVRDLELADSNVRDRVRERVEAVLDGDEEAAGTTTDAEEPEVPEEPGEQAQATTMEEFQ
- a CDS encoding DUF5800 family protein, with the translated sequence MTTLSFEDDGVDVVYDGTEFHMEKELIEDATQKNYHDVTDHEVLKLVEKNPSLSGEPRRIGDIVD
- a CDS encoding polymer-forming cytoskeletal protein, which translates into the protein MLGTNPIDELVVPDGTTVEEHDLVTDGDVLVGGQSAVELGVRGRNVVAGERVSVDGDIEAEADCRLDMWCEVDGNVLAGQDAYLGERAHITGRLVVGGDLDIGDDVDIEEGFEASGWIVIRNPMPTITFFVMYLTHLLRLGEEEQAQELVDELATDGDLDPLRIPRSASVSDDAWRVSTPATIGDDCRLHGNIRATAIDVGRDNNIFGSLRAQDEVVVGPGTKIHGDVTTRDGDVTVEDDAVVLGDVSGRDVEIHEDAEVDGVIRATGEMRLGSGADRDPE